A single genomic interval of Pelagerythrobacter marensis harbors:
- a CDS encoding SapC family protein yields the protein MASQSSSLAQERSPAQSEPGAGLPVHYGDPRPLSSQTHAKWRLKQGGPDFAAQAPFVPIVAGELAAAARHYPIVFAAGDGQPIAMLGLERRNLFVEEGRWAADAYMPAYIRRYPFGFIGPVDSDRFVLAIDAGSDRVVQDGEEGTPLFEDGEPSDLTRRALAFCEAFQGEAAATRAFAEALAAQDLLIDRRADATLPDGRKFGLEGFKIVDREKFADLPDEIVLDWHRRGYLAWVNFHLASLDRFEVLLQRQSALIAVTPKSQENVSPPARRESSAVEKKAAS from the coding sequence ATGGCCTCCCAATCTTCCTCTCTTGCGCAGGAGCGGTCTCCTGCGCAGTCCGAACCCGGGGCGGGGCTTCCGGTTCATTATGGCGACCCGCGGCCGCTATCGTCGCAGACGCATGCGAAATGGCGTCTCAAGCAAGGTGGACCGGATTTCGCCGCCCAGGCCCCTTTCGTGCCGATCGTGGCCGGCGAACTGGCGGCCGCGGCGCGCCATTATCCGATCGTGTTCGCCGCCGGGGATGGGCAGCCGATCGCCATGCTGGGGCTGGAACGGCGGAACCTGTTCGTCGAGGAGGGCCGCTGGGCCGCCGACGCCTATATGCCCGCCTATATCCGCCGTTATCCCTTCGGCTTCATCGGCCCTGTCGATTCCGATCGCTTCGTACTGGCGATCGACGCCGGTTCGGACCGGGTGGTGCAGGACGGGGAGGAGGGCACGCCCCTGTTCGAGGACGGCGAACCTTCGGACCTGACCAGGCGTGCCCTCGCCTTCTGCGAGGCCTTCCAGGGCGAAGCGGCCGCCACCCGTGCCTTCGCCGAAGCGCTGGCGGCGCAGGACCTCCTGATCGATCGCCGTGCCGACGCCACACTTCCCGACGGGCGCAAGTTCGGCCTTGAGGGTTTCAAGATCGTCGACCGGGAAAAATTCGCCGATCTCCCGGACGAGATCGTGCTCGATTGGCACCGCAGGGGCTATCTCGCGTGGGTCAACTTTCACTTGGCCTCGCTGGACCGGTTCGAAGTCCTGCTGCAGCGCCAGTCGGCGCTCATTGCCGTCACGCCCAAGTCACAAGAAAATGTTTCGCCACCGGCTCGCCGGGAATCCTCTGCCGTAGAAAAGAAAGCCGCATCATGA
- a CDS encoding OmpH family outer membrane protein: MIVRSLVASLVVLAAGSAASAQTAGGDRPAAPLASGAQPLGGPVVPGVCLLSREAIFANAAVGKAASARLAELTRAAQAEIDAERAPLEAEAQALEGQADSPQIRTRRQALAENWQALQRKAAHTSREIDATRAKALERIANEAQPVIAEVYAQKNCGLLFDRNSALGGNFANDLTADVVRALDANIRTIDFERERLPDTQPEASAPAVR, encoded by the coding sequence ATGATCGTCCGTTCGCTTGTCGCTTCTCTCGTGGTTCTCGCGGCCGGTTCGGCTGCGTCCGCGCAAACGGCCGGTGGCGACCGGCCTGCGGCGCCACTGGCGTCCGGCGCGCAGCCCCTCGGCGGTCCGGTCGTTCCGGGCGTCTGCCTGCTGTCGCGCGAGGCGATTTTCGCCAATGCCGCGGTGGGCAAGGCCGCCTCCGCGCGCCTCGCCGAACTGACCCGCGCCGCCCAGGCCGAAATCGACGCCGAGCGCGCACCGCTCGAAGCCGAAGCGCAGGCCCTGGAAGGACAGGCCGACAGTCCGCAGATCCGTACACGGCGGCAGGCGCTGGCGGAAAACTGGCAGGCGCTTCAGCGCAAGGCCGCACACACCAGTCGCGAGATCGACGCCACGCGGGCCAAGGCGCTCGAACGCATCGCCAACGAGGCGCAGCCCGTCATTGCCGAAGTCTACGCGCAGAAGAACTGCGGGCTGCTGTTCGATCGCAATTCGGCGCTTGGCGGCAATTTTGCCAACGATCTGACAGCGGACGTGGTGCGCGCGCTCGACGCGAATATTCGGACGATCGATTTCGAGCGCGAGCGTCTCCCCGATACCCAGCCCGAAGCGAGCGCGCCGGCGGTTCGATGA
- a CDS encoding NIPSNAP family protein: MPLGSKDRVFANRAVRAALAFSLAVAAPAGLQAEPVQQLRIYRVPAENEEVFHRRFRDQAIPIMRGHGFEFVATWRSRHEGQTEFVYLLSWPDEATMAAAWDAFMADERWSEIKRRTAAKHGTFVLGIEDRTLIPTDYSPSSLDGD; encoded by the coding sequence ATGCCGCTCGGGTCGAAGGATCGTGTCTTCGCGAATCGGGCCGTTCGGGCCGCACTGGCGTTTTCGCTTGCCGTCGCGGCGCCTGCCGGCCTGCAGGCCGAGCCCGTTCAGCAGTTGCGCATTTACCGGGTCCCGGCCGAGAACGAGGAGGTGTTTCACCGCCGCTTCCGCGATCAGGCCATCCCCATCATGCGCGGCCACGGCTTCGAATTCGTCGCCACCTGGCGGTCGCGGCACGAGGGCCAGACCGAATTCGTTTATCTCCTCTCCTGGCCGGACGAGGCGACAATGGCCGCGGCCTGGGATGCCTTCATGGCCGACGAACGCTGGTCGGAAATCAAGCGGCGGACTGCCGCGAAGCATGGAACGTTCGTCCTCGGGATCGAGGATCGGACGCTTATCCCGACCGATTATTCGCCGTCCTCGCTCGACGGCGATTGA
- a CDS encoding TonB-dependent receptor, producing MGIARSCFCACSTLALIAGGGSAALAQDSEAQASASTSAQGTEGPVIIVTAQKRVERLIDVPIAITALSNEALDDYKIEGGSELLRAVPNVNFSKSNFSMYNFSIRGIGTKAISAASDPAVAVSFNNIPLIRNRLFESEFFDMERIEVLRGPQGTLYGRNATSGVVNMIPAMPEFTEVSGEVRAEAGSYATRRLGGHLNVPLSDTLAVRAAGMMTKRNGYDFNTYTNKRVNGRDLWSTRLSLAWEPSENFRASFIWQHFEEDDNRSRTGKQLCTRDPGPTQIGDTTVPFDYTRAKLSQGCLAASLYDDAAYGAPNLLGSSQFFAAAINLVGYKPDTREPVNGLSLLSPPYRGITQSRNLREIETAYDPVFRANNDIFQLNFEFTMGDVGLYSQTTFAKDSYYSSQDYNRFVSVPIFPDSAGLVNALGIPLPNDGLTPGGIYTDPQLGPSDRWVAVDISQSENEQWFQELRLTSDMDGPLNFNLGANYLNFDTQDDYYVMSNVFSYIAELLYNRRGNDIIDCSQPETVPGECVYVDPNPIDQIDGEGHNYFRSKNVVEIESWGVFGELYWDVTEDLKVTLGGRYTKDTKTTTPIPTQLLLGAEDYGQSTGTTSGGYISRGFREFPDTVLKSDAFTGRFVVDWRPVTSFTDDTMFYASASRGYKAGGTNPPRIDVDPEVIQYEPLPADFEPEYVTAFEIGTKNVFAGGRFSLNATAFLNLYKDYQVSQIVDRISLNENFDATTWGAELEAAWAPTERFRVDATLGFLQTRIGDGEQSIDVMNRTQGNEDWVLVRPSPAVPSNCIAPRDKVEAILNSPFTAPPDGSLSNMALGSLCAGSKRYGSWDPEREGLPLYAMFGFTYDPLTDAPNGGRGFFADLSGNELPNAPHLTFNIGAQYTLPIDGGDWQLTLRGDYYRQSESYARVYNTEIDRLKAWDNVNAALTLTRPQDDFSLQLYVKNVFNDAPITDFFLNSDDTGLTANVFTLDPRIIGLRATVGF from the coding sequence ATGGGGATTGCCCGTAGTTGCTTTTGCGCCTGCAGCACTTTGGCTCTGATCGCGGGGGGCGGATCGGCCGCCCTGGCGCAGGATAGCGAGGCGCAGGCATCGGCTTCCACTTCCGCACAGGGGACCGAAGGCCCGGTGATCATCGTCACCGCGCAGAAGCGGGTCGAACGGCTGATCGACGTGCCCATCGCGATCACCGCGCTATCGAACGAGGCGCTCGACGATTACAAGATCGAAGGCGGATCGGAACTGCTGCGTGCAGTGCCCAACGTCAATTTCTCGAAAAGCAATTTCAGCATGTACAACTTCTCGATCCGCGGGATCGGGACGAAGGCGATTTCGGCGGCGAGCGATCCGGCGGTGGCGGTCAGCTTCAACAATATTCCGCTCATTCGCAATCGCCTGTTCGAATCCGAATTTTTCGACATGGAGCGGATCGAGGTCCTGCGCGGACCCCAGGGCACGCTCTATGGCCGCAATGCGACATCCGGCGTGGTCAACATGATCCCGGCGATGCCGGAATTTACCGAGGTCAGCGGCGAAGTGCGGGCGGAAGCCGGCAGCTACGCTACGCGCCGGCTGGGTGGGCATCTCAACGTCCCGCTCAGCGATACGCTGGCGGTGCGCGCGGCGGGCATGATGACCAAGCGCAACGGGTACGATTTCAACACCTACACCAACAAGCGCGTCAACGGGCGCGACTTGTGGTCGACGCGTCTCTCGCTGGCGTGGGAGCCGAGCGAGAACTTCCGCGCGAGCTTCATCTGGCAACATTTCGAGGAAGACGACAATCGCTCGCGAACCGGCAAGCAGCTCTGCACCCGCGATCCGGGACCGACTCAGATCGGCGATACGACCGTGCCGTTCGATTATACGCGGGCGAAGCTGAGTCAGGGCTGTCTGGCTGCGAGCCTCTATGACGATGCAGCGTACGGCGCGCCTAATCTGTTAGGGTCTTCGCAATTCTTTGCTGCAGCCATCAATTTGGTTGGTTATAAACCAGACACGAGAGAGCCGGTGAATGGGCTGTCACTACTTTCGCCGCCCTACCGTGGTATCACGCAGTCGCGCAACTTGCGCGAAATTGAAACCGCGTACGATCCGGTGTTCCGGGCCAACAATGATATCTTTCAACTCAATTTCGAATTCACGATGGGTGATGTCGGTCTCTATTCGCAGACAACGTTCGCCAAAGACAGTTATTATTCCTCGCAGGACTATAATCGCTTTGTATCCGTGCCGATTTTTCCCGATAGCGCCGGTCTAGTCAACGCGTTGGGGATTCCGTTGCCCAATGATGGGTTAACCCCGGGGGGGATCTATACCGATCCCCAACTTGGCCCATCCGACCGCTGGGTCGCGGTCGATATAAGCCAGTCCGAGAATGAACAGTGGTTTCAGGAACTTCGTCTGACATCGGATATGGATGGCCCCTTAAATTTCAACCTTGGGGCCAACTACCTTAACTTCGACACGCAAGACGATTATTATGTCATGAGCAATGTATTCTCATATATTGCAGAGTTATTGTATAACAGGCGTGGAAATGACATAATCGATTGCTCCCAGCCCGAAACAGTGCCGGGGGAGTGCGTCTACGTCGATCCCAATCCGATCGATCAGATCGATGGGGAGGGGCACAATTATTTCCGCAGCAAGAACGTTGTCGAGATCGAATCCTGGGGCGTGTTCGGCGAATTGTACTGGGACGTGACCGAAGATCTCAAGGTTACGCTCGGCGGGCGTTATACCAAAGACACTAAGACGACTACGCCGATCCCGACCCAGTTGCTGCTCGGCGCGGAAGATTACGGCCAAAGCACAGGCACTACCTCAGGCGGCTATATCAGTCGCGGATTTCGGGAGTTTCCCGACACGGTGCTGAAGTCCGACGCTTTCACCGGACGTTTCGTGGTGGATTGGCGGCCCGTAACGTCTTTCACCGATGACACCATGTTCTATGCCTCTGCCTCGCGCGGATACAAGGCAGGCGGAACCAACCCGCCCCGGATCGATGTCGACCCGGAGGTGATCCAGTATGAACCGCTCCCCGCCGATTTCGAACCTGAATATGTCACGGCCTTCGAGATCGGAACCAAGAACGTCTTTGCGGGGGGGCGCTTTTCGCTGAACGCAACGGCGTTCCTGAATCTGTACAAGGATTATCAGGTTTCGCAGATCGTCGACCGGATTTCCCTCAACGAGAATTTCGATGCCACCACCTGGGGGGCGGAGCTGGAAGCGGCGTGGGCCCCGACCGAGCGCTTCCGGGTCGACGCAACGCTCGGCTTTCTGCAAACCCGCATCGGCGACGGCGAGCAATCGATCGACGTGATGAATCGCACCCAGGGCAACGAAGATTGGGTACTGGTCCGGCCCTCACCGGCGGTACCGTCGAACTGCATCGCGCCGCGGGACAAAGTCGAGGCAATATTGAATAGCCCGTTTACTGCGCCGCCGGATGGGAGCCTCTCCAATATGGCGTTGGGGTCCTTGTGCGCCGGATCGAAACGATACGGCAGCTGGGATCCGGAGAGAGAGGGGCTGCCTCTCTATGCGATGTTCGGTTTTACCTACGATCCGCTGACCGATGCGCCGAACGGGGGAAGGGGCTTTTTTGCCGACCTGTCCGGCAATGAATTGCCCAATGCACCGCATCTGACATTCAACATCGGGGCGCAATACACGCTCCCGATCGATGGCGGCGATTGGCAGCTGACGCTGCGCGGCGATTATTACCGCCAGTCCGAAAGCTATGCCCGGGTCTACAATACCGAGATCGACCGGCTGAAGGCCTGGGACAACGTCAACGCCGCGCTTACGCTCACGCGCCCGCAGGACGACTTCTCGCTGCAGCTTTACGTCAAGAACGTCTTCAACGACGCGCCGATCACCGACTTCTTCCTGAACAGCGACGATACCGGCCTGACAGCCAACGTTTTCACGCTCGACCCGCGTATCATCGGGTTGAGGGCGACGGTGGGTTTCTAA
- a CDS encoding DUF1289 domain-containing protein has translation MDTPVASPCRNICRVSADGALCEGCGRTLDEIGRWQTAEETERRAIVTAAAARLAQLRRAR, from the coding sequence ATGGACACACCGGTCGCTTCCCCGTGCCGCAATATCTGCCGCGTTTCCGCCGACGGCGCGCTGTGCGAAGGATGCGGGCGCACGCTCGACGAGATTGGCCGCTGGCAGACGGCGGAGGAAACGGAACGGCGGGCGATCGTGACTGCCGCGGCGGCGCGTCTGGCGCAGCTCAGGCGGGCCCGGTGA
- a CDS encoding ABC transporter ATP-binding protein: protein MSVLEAHGLTYRAGGRPLVENAGFRLGPGELTMLIGPNGSGKSTLLRLALGLLAPDAGEALIDGTSVRSLSPMARARKIAYLPQTRPLAWPMPVRDVIALGRFAYGAAPGRLSAEDAAAVARAVAACRLAGFEERAADTLSGGELARVHLARAFAAETPLLVADEPVAALDPRYQHEVAQLFAAAAHAGRGVLTVVHDLALAARYADRLIWMKDGRIVAQGSVEETMTAARLADVFGVAARIERSEGALALTVTGPA from the coding sequence ATGAGCGTGCTCGAAGCCCACGGGCTCACCTATCGCGCCGGGGGGCGCCCGCTCGTCGAAAATGCCGGCTTTCGGCTCGGCCCGGGCGAGCTGACCATGCTGATCGGTCCCAACGGTTCGGGCAAGTCGACTCTCCTGCGGCTCGCACTGGGCCTGCTCGCGCCCGACGCGGGCGAGGCGCTGATCGACGGCACCAGCGTCCGCAGCCTCTCGCCGATGGCCCGCGCGCGCAAGATCGCCTACCTGCCGCAGACGCGCCCGCTCGCCTGGCCGATGCCGGTGCGCGACGTGATCGCGCTCGGCCGTTTCGCCTATGGCGCGGCGCCCGGCCGGCTCTCGGCGGAGGATGCGGCGGCAGTGGCACGCGCGGTCGCGGCCTGCCGCCTCGCCGGGTTCGAGGAGCGCGCCGCCGACACGCTCTCGGGCGGAGAGCTGGCACGGGTCCATCTTGCACGCGCATTCGCGGCGGAAACGCCGCTGCTGGTGGCGGACGAGCCGGTCGCCGCGCTCGACCCGCGCTACCAGCACGAAGTCGCGCAGCTCTTCGCCGCCGCCGCGCACGCGGGGCGCGGCGTGCTGACCGTCGTTCACGACCTGGCGCTGGCGGCGCGCTACGCCGATCGCCTGATCTGGATGAAGGACGGGCGGATCGTGGCGCAGGGCTCTGTCGAAGAAACGATGACCGCGGCGCGGCTGGCCGATGTCTTCGGCGTTGCGGCGCGGATCGAACGGAGCGAGGGCGCCCTCGCGCTGACCGTCACCGGGCCCGCCTGA